One segment of Tamlana crocina DNA contains the following:
- the odhB gene encoding 2-oxoglutarate dehydrogenase complex dihydrolipoyllysine-residue succinyltransferase, with amino-acid sequence MILEMKVPSPGESITEVEIATWLVEEGDYVEKDQAIAEVDSDKATLELPAEASGTITFKAEEGDAVAVGAVVCLIDTAAEKPEGGDAPKAEKKEEAPKAEAPKTPAAETKTYATGSASPAAKKILAEKGMDAASVTGTGKDGRVTKDDAVKAVPSMGTPTGGNRGTSRTKMSMLRRKVAERLVEAKNTTAMLTTFNEVDMSPIFALRSEYKETFKSKHGVGLGFMSFFTLAVVRALKMYPAVNSMIDGKEMLTYDFCDISIAVSGPKGLMVPVIRNAENLSFRGVESEVKRLALRARDGQITVDEMTGGTFTITNGGVFGSMLSTPIINPPQSGILGMHNIVERPVAVDGKVEIRPIMYVALSYDHRIIDGKESVGFLVAVKEALENPTELLMDNDVKKALEL; translated from the coding sequence ATGATTTTAGAAATGAAAGTTCCCTCGCCAGGGGAATCCATCACAGAAGTTGAAATAGCAACATGGTTGGTTGAAGAAGGAGATTATGTTGAAAAAGACCAAGCCATTGCAGAGGTAGATAGCGACAAGGCTACTTTAGAATTGCCTGCCGAAGCCAGTGGAACCATTACTTTTAAAGCAGAGGAAGGCGATGCCGTTGCAGTTGGTGCAGTGGTTTGTTTGATTGACACAGCTGCCGAAAAACCAGAAGGTGGCGACGCTCCAAAGGCTGAGAAAAAGGAAGAAGCTCCAAAAGCTGAAGCGCCTAAAACACCTGCTGCCGAAACCAAAACTTATGCTACTGGTAGCGCGAGCCCAGCTGCAAAAAAGATTTTGGCCGAAAAAGGTATGGATGCCGCTTCTGTTACCGGAACAGGTAAAGATGGTAGGGTAACTAAAGATGATGCCGTTAAAGCGGTACCGTCTATGGGAACACCAACTGGTGGAAACCGAGGAACTTCACGTACTAAAATGTCAATGCTGCGCCGTAAGGTAGCCGAGCGTTTGGTGGAAGCCAAAAACACTACGGCTATGTTAACGACCTTTAACGAGGTAGACATGTCGCCTATTTTCGCATTGCGTTCAGAATATAAAGAAACTTTCAAATCCAAGCACGGTGTTGGTTTAGGGTTTATGAGTTTCTTCACTTTGGCTGTGGTTAGGGCATTAAAAATGTATCCAGCCGTAAATTCCATGATTGATGGGAAAGAAATGCTTACTTACGATTTCTGTGATATCAGTATTGCCGTTTCTGGACCAAAAGGTTTAATGGTACCTGTAATCAGAAATGCCGAAAACTTAAGTTTTAGAGGTGTGGAATCTGAAGTAAAGCGTTTGGCTTTGCGTGCCAGAGACGGACAAATCACTGTTGATGAAATGACTGGTGGTACTTTTACCATCACCAACGGTGGTGTATTCGGTAGTATGTTGTCAACGCCAATTATCAACCCACCACAAAGCGGTATTTTAGGTATGCACAACATTGTTGAGCGTCCAGTAGCGGTTGATGGTAAGGTTGAAATTCGCCCAATAATGTACGTAGCGCTTTCTTACGACCATAGAATCATCGACGGTAAGGAAAGTGTTGGGTTCTTGGTAGCGGTTAAAGAAGCTTTGGAAAATCCAACCGAGTTATTGATGGATAACGACGTTAAAAAAGCGTTGGAGTTATAA
- the pth gene encoding aminoacyl-tRNA hydrolase: MWSFLKGLFAKKTKVEEQDVMKKFLIVGLGNIGEKYENTRHNIGFKVLDYFADKEGFSFETQKLGDVATYKLKGRTFIFMKPNTYMNLSGKAVLYWLTKENIPMENLLVITDDLNLPFGSIRLKTKGSDGGHNGLKDIQDKLNTVKYNRFRFGISDAFSKGRQVDYVLGEWTDEESSKLKERLEKSNELIKSFVLAGVNNTMNAFNGK; encoded by the coding sequence ATGTGGTCATTTTTAAAAGGGTTATTTGCAAAGAAAACAAAGGTTGAAGAACAGGACGTTATGAAGAAATTTTTAATAGTTGGTTTAGGGAACATTGGTGAAAAATATGAAAACACCCGTCACAATATCGGTTTTAAGGTGTTGGATTATTTTGCCGATAAAGAAGGCTTTTCGTTTGAAACCCAAAAACTGGGCGATGTAGCTACTTATAAATTAAAAGGGCGAACGTTTATATTTATGAAACCCAATACTTATATGAATTTAAGCGGAAAAGCGGTGCTGTATTGGTTAACCAAAGAAAACATCCCGATGGAAAACCTCTTGGTGATTACTGACGATTTAAACTTGCCTTTCGGGAGCATCCGATTAAAAACCAAAGGTAGCGATGGCGGCCACAATGGGTTGAAAGATATTCAAGATAAACTCAATACCGTAAAATACAACCGCTTCAGATTTGGCATTAGCGATGCCTTTAGCAAAGGCCGACAAGTGGATTACGTGTTGGGCGAATGGACCGATGAGGAAAGCAGCAAACTTAAAGAGCGCTTGGAAAAATCAAACGAATTGATAAAATCATTTGTGTTGGCCGGGGTCAATAATACCATGAATGCTTTTAATGGGAAGTAA